A window of Pyrobaculum aerophilum str. IM2 contains these coding sequences:
- a CDS encoding AAA family ATPase, with translation MRLSELLQRKPIEVAKIVRDRVRKIGVDEITAKIGKVLKGLDDVVLDVLSGIMIGRPVVLIGPVGLGKTTLAETLAEVLAISDPPYVEVACHSHMTAVDLTGDIDIAVVLQAGFDHPLSYIPGPLVMAHGSVLIMDEINRLNPYAQAALLQAIQEHYVYIRGYRIRTDFALIGTANPAEYEGVYELTEALADRMKFVEVKIPSRELLRSILIWKAKEALGELEVEIPPRLADILAKFAHEAVKAGYPQSVRSLSYALADAAAMAWSQRKEVGIRDLRKALSSNLPYDPEVKNTLLEIFDKSLHE, from the coding sequence GAGATAGAGTAAGGAAAATCGGCGTAGATGAAATTACGGCTAAAATCGGCAAAGTCCTAAAAGGGCTTGATGACGTCGTCTTAGACGTTTTGAGCGGCATTATGATTGGCAGGCCTGTGGTATTAATAGGCCCTGTAGGTCTCGGAAAGACGACTCTGGCAGAGACTTTAGCCGAGGTCCTCGCCATCAGCGACCCGCCTTATGTGGAGGTCGCTTGTCACTCCCATATGACTGCAGTAGATTTAACGGGGGATATCGACATCGCAGTGGTGTTACAAGCAGGTTTTGACCACCCGCTCTCTTATATACCAGGCCCTTTAGTCATGGCCCACGGCTCTGTTTTAATAATGGACGAGATAAATAGACTCAATCCCTATGCTCAGGCGGCATTATTACAAGCCATACAAGAACACTACGTCTACATAAGAGGGTATAGAATTCGAACGGATTTCGCCCTGATAGGAACGGCGAATCCCGCTGAGTATGAGGGGGTGTATGAACTTACTGAAGCCCTCGCAGATAGAATGAAGTTCGTAGAGGTGAAAATTCCAAGCAGAGAACTCCTCAGATCTATACTCATCTGGAAGGCAAAAGAGGCACTGGGCGAGTTAGAAGTGGAGATACCCCCACGCCTTGCCGACATACTTGCCAAATTTGCCCACGAGGCCGTGAAGGCGGGGTATCCACAGTCTGTGAGATCTTTAAGCTACGCATTGGCTGATGCCGCAGCAATGGCGTGGTCTCAGCGTAAAGAGGTGGGAATCCGCGATTTAAGAAAAGCCCTGTCGTCTAATTTGCCTTACGATCCCGAGGTTAAAAACACATTACTTGAAATTTTTGATAAATCTCTCCATGAATGA
- a CDS encoding vWA domain-containing protein, giving the protein MNDLVELILTLSDCLDGVSLRSLIYAVADVYARSHLGEVDENKLLEIIAQNLAGFLGVTPSEAKRIVEAGILCAGTYAKEVSMSLPTGSIGDEKAPTLAHLVNKHVPVDATPRVKLNVIKRLGLPAEAIEEFKNKISARGEGLISVKSAVRGIKRYYPNASIADIDMIRTATSITRKSIQGKAISDDDFYLHEYTYVIDKPVYVALDVSGSMKEYMGRATKLRVAKAVIARYLRQMASLRGSVSLVLFNVNADFLWTPHPAHRYLREMLEILRYVYAMGGTELASALELLHYYGARGDVVIISDGRTSDSEKVLQLSRRFKRIHVVATEKSQLLRQIAKITGGKYRELTLTVDLLSLHM; this is encoded by the coding sequence ATGAATGACTTAGTTGAGCTCATTTTAACGCTTAGTGATTGTTTAGACGGAGTTTCTCTGCGCAGTTTGATATATGCTGTCGCCGACGTTTACGCGAGATCTCATTTAGGTGAGGTGGATGAGAATAAGCTGTTAGAAATCATTGCGCAGAATTTGGCGGGCTTTCTCGGCGTGACGCCCAGCGAGGCCAAGCGGATTGTTGAAGCCGGCATTTTATGCGCCGGTACCTATGCCAAGGAGGTCTCCATGTCGCTCCCAACTGGATCTATAGGAGATGAGAAGGCGCCGACTCTTGCGCATTTAGTTAATAAACACGTCCCCGTAGATGCCACTCCGCGGGTTAAACTCAACGTAATAAAAAGGCTAGGCCTGCCCGCCGAGGCCATTGAGGAGTTTAAAAACAAAATTTCCGCCCGAGGCGAGGGATTAATTTCAGTTAAGTCCGCCGTGAGGGGGATAAAGAGGTATTACCCCAATGCCTCAATCGCAGATATTGACATGATTCGGACCGCTACATCTATTACGAGGAAGTCAATTCAAGGTAAGGCTATTTCAGACGACGACTTCTATCTCCACGAGTATACCTATGTCATAGACAAACCAGTATACGTAGCCCTCGACGTGTCTGGCTCAATGAAGGAGTACATGGGAAGGGCCACTAAGCTTAGAGTGGCAAAGGCCGTTATAGCGAGGTATTTACGCCAAATGGCGAGTTTACGCGGCTCTGTGTCGCTAGTTTTATTTAACGTAAACGCGGATTTTTTATGGACTCCTCATCCCGCACATAGATATTTACGCGAGATGTTAGAGATATTACGATATGTATACGCCATGGGCGGCACAGAGCTGGCCTCTGCATTAGAGCTTCTCCATTATTACGGCGCGCGGGGCGATGTAGTCATAATCTCAGACGGAAGGACAAGCGATTCTGAGAAAGTGTTACAACTCTCCCGTAGATTTAAAAGAATACACGTAGTGGCCACGGAGAAAAGCCAGCTCTTAAGACAAATAGCTAAAATAACTGGCGGTAAGTACAGAGAGCTGACGCTTACAGTAGATCTTTTAAGTCTCCATATGTGA